TAGAATCTCAATTAAGCAAATTGAAATCTCCGTACTGGGAGGTAGTCGTTTGGCATTATATAGAAGAATTAGATATTGAAACGATAGCGGCAATTCTTAATAAAACTCCCGGAAATGTTAGAGTCATCCTTCATAGAGGGCTTAATCAGCTAAAGAAAGGGATGGAAGGACAACGCTAGTTGTCCTTGTTTGATTTTTGTGCTAATAATAAATCGCATTAAAAAGAATAAAATTTTAAATATACACTATGGGTGGTCTACCTGCAAGACATTTTTCTAAAAATCGCCGTGATAGCCGAAGAGCGCAACTAAAACTAACTGCCACTAAGTTAGTGAATTGTCCTCATTGCCATAAGCCTACATTACCCCATAAAGTTTGTCCTAATTGTGGCTATTACAATGGGAAAATGGTAATAGATGTGATGGCTAAGCTAGATAAGAAGGAGAAGAAAGCTAAGGCGAAAGAGCTCAAAGAAGAGAGCAAGGAGGACAAGTAATTGGTTCGGTAAGTTTATACGGCAATACAAAGAATCTGGAATTTAGAAGTTAGAATTTGGCAAGGAATACGAACAGATTTTAAAGGCTAAATTTTAAATTCTCAATGAATGTTTCCATGATTAAATGAGTAAATTTTTGGGTTCTCATTGAAAATTGAAAATTTAGGATTTGTAAATTATAGTATCTTATGGCCTCTCGACATTTAAGTCGTTCCATAGTTGTGCAAACTCTTTATGAGCTTGATTTTAATAATCAAATGGCCGATGCCGAAAAAGTGCAATTAACCTATGCGCGCAATTTAGAAAATTTTGGTTCCGGCTTAGATGACCTAGAATATCCTAAATCGCTACTCATGGGAGTGCTTTCTAAAAAAGACGATATTGATAAAATCATTACTGCTTGCACGCCCGGTTGGACCATAGACAAAACTACTATCCTTGATAGAAATATTCTCAGGGTCGGTCTATACGAACTCGTTTTTGGCGATAAAAAGGCAGTCCCACCCAAAGTAGCCATCAATGAAGCCATTGAATTAGCTAAAAGTTTCAGCGGAGATTCGGCCGGTAGGTTCGTCAATGGTATCTTAGGAACAGTCGTAAAAGAAATGGGTCTAAACTTAGAAAGTCAGAAAGAAATTAAAATAGAGCCCTCTAAATAATATTTATGGAAAGCGTTTCTGATAATTGGAAGCAGTTAAAAAAGAATTTCAGTTTTACTTGGAAAAACGAGGACCTTTTGAAAGAATCGTTGACGCATAGCTCTTATCTAAATGAGCACCGCCGGGAAGAAAAACGCCATAACGAGCGCTTAGAATTTCTCGGTGATGCTGTTTTGGAGTTGGTGAGTTCTGTTTATTTGTATAAAAAATTTCCCGAAGAGCAAGAAGGCTTTTTAACTAACCTCAGGGCAGCGCTGGTAAATACAGACAGCTTAACCATAGTTTCCAAGAAGCTGGGAATCAATAAATATTTAAGGCTCTCTAAAGGGGAAAGTAAAAATATTGCGAGCTCGTCTTCGGCTGTCTTGGCTGATGCCTTAGAAGCGGTTATCGGCGCTATTTATTTAGACCAAGGGCTAGCGACGGCTGAAGACTTTATTGTGAAAAATATCATGTCCCGCTATCAAGAAGTTATTCGAGAGCATAGCTATCGTGACAGCAAAAGCCTATTTCAAGAAATGGCTCAAGAACGTTTCCACAAAACCCCTCAATACAAAACACTTGGTTCCTCTGGACCTGACCATAATAAAATATTCAAAGTAGGTTTATTTTTAGACGAGGAAGAAATAGCCGAAGGCTCCGGCAAATCCAAACAGGAGGCGG
The sequence above is drawn from the Candidatus Paceibacterota bacterium genome and encodes:
- the rpmF gene encoding 50S ribosomal protein L32 encodes the protein MGGLPARHFSKNRRDSRRAQLKLTATKLVNCPHCHKPTLPHKVCPNCGYYNGKMVIDVMAKLDKKEKKAKAKELKEESKEDK
- the nusB gene encoding transcription antitermination factor NusB — encoded protein: MASRHLSRSIVVQTLYELDFNNQMADAEKVQLTYARNLENFGSGLDDLEYPKSLLMGVLSKKDDIDKIITACTPGWTIDKTTILDRNILRVGLYELVFGDKKAVPPKVAINEAIELAKSFSGDSAGRFVNGILGTVVKEMGLNLESQKEIKIEPSK
- the rnc gene encoding ribonuclease III, translated to MESVSDNWKQLKKNFSFTWKNEDLLKESLTHSSYLNEHRREEKRHNERLEFLGDAVLELVSSVYLYKKFPEEQEGFLTNLRAALVNTDSLTIVSKKLGINKYLRLSKGESKNIASSSSAVLADALEAVIGAIYLDQGLATAEDFIVKNIMSRYQEVIREHSYRDSKSLFQEMAQERFHKTPQYKTLGSSGPDHNKIFKVGLFLDEEEIAEGSGKSKQEAEENAAKNGLAKY